The following coding sequences lie in one Capnocytophaga stomatis genomic window:
- a CDS encoding SMI1/KNR4 family protein: MQSLKNFWETPIYLPYLHESLTDKMIKDFEQKIGYKLPASLIELLKIQNGGYVRYSLPETPPMQLWGIGKKYPSLTVLANELDEEEYGEFSFSLEGLIAFDGDRHYYLCLDYRENKDNPQVSYIDIECDEEEIIADNFDEFLNMLTLKTDDLYVIKSELPLSEVVQLFENVLKIKFDEPDFFDYGYENYQAKFGGDWLFLSPNKVPLAFAREGENNFNLLENYKDKTTYRFPEINTNYSLLIFYKEELFSSLKEKLNGILDIVKLSDITKN; the protein is encoded by the coding sequence ATGCAATCTTTAAAAAACTTTTGGGAAACCCCAATATATTTACCTTATCTTCACGAATCTTTAACCGATAAAATGATTAAAGATTTTGAACAAAAAATAGGTTACAAACTTCCTGCAAGTTTGATTGAATTATTAAAAATCCAAAATGGTGGTTACGTGCGTTATAGTCTGCCTGAAACTCCACCTATGCAACTTTGGGGAATTGGTAAAAAATATCCGAGTTTAACCGTTTTAGCCAATGAACTTGACGAAGAAGAATATGGCGAGTTTAGTTTTTCGCTTGAGGGTTTAATTGCTTTTGATGGCGACAGACATTACTATCTTTGTTTGGATTATCGGGAAAACAAAGACAATCCGCAAGTAAGTTACATTGATATTGAATGCGATGAAGAAGAAATTATCGCTGATAATTTTGATGAATTTCTGAATATGTTGACACTAAAAACCGATGATTTGTATGTAATTAAGTCAGAATTACCTTTATCGGAAGTTGTGCAATTATTTGAAAATGTGCTGAAAATAAAATTTGACGAACCCGATTTCTTTGACTATGGTTATGAAAATTATCAAGCTAAATTCGGTGGAGATTGGCTATTTTTAAGTCCGAATAAAGTACCTCTCGCCTTTGCCCGAGAAGGTGAAAATAATTTCAATTTGCTGGAAAATTACAAAGACAAAACTACCTATCGTTTTCCTGAAATCAACACAAATTATTCATTACTAATATTTTACAAAGAAGAATTATTTTCTTCATTAAAAGAAAAACTCAATGGAATTCTAGACATTGTAAAGCTATCGGATATTACCAAAAATTAG
- a CDS encoding leucine-rich repeat domain-containing protein has product MGAIYYHSKFWGINKFDDFQKELSEYKKKIKELDRIQISGSVNMEKILPVLWEEIFKHHKSLHLRFFLYQSFDVNWIANYPELESISIEAISNIKNLEKLSLFKNLKVLALKFDYNTVKDLSFLENINPNLEELYIVSGSKAGKIDLNSAAHFRNLKTLHIENLEKNLEKTLSQLSELENLTLRSTSKPKTLDCISKFTKLKHLTLQLCGFENIDAAIHLKSLQYLQLWRLPKLTDLEFVSQMKDLQFLFIETLNGVTQFPKVADLQKLRRVKITSCKNITDFSNVEHSSSIIDFIIQNAVQTDLNIFIPILKNKNIQRIGIGYQKVATQKEVLALAQQCGREEIQAYMYPDFEEFKFQ; this is encoded by the coding sequence ATGGGAGCAATTTACTATCATTCAAAATTCTGGGGCATTAACAAGTTCGATGATTTCCAAAAAGAATTATCCGAATACAAAAAGAAAATCAAAGAGTTAGACCGCATACAAATTTCGGGAAGTGTAAATATGGAGAAGATTTTACCCGTGCTTTGGGAAGAGATTTTCAAACATCACAAGTCGCTTCATTTACGTTTTTTTCTTTACCAAAGTTTTGATGTGAATTGGATTGCGAATTACCCCGAACTTGAAAGTATTTCCATTGAAGCAATTAGCAATATAAAAAATCTGGAGAAGCTTTCTCTTTTCAAAAATCTGAAGGTTTTAGCACTCAAATTTGATTATAACACAGTAAAAGATTTGAGTTTTTTGGAAAATATCAATCCAAACTTGGAAGAATTATACATCGTTTCTGGGTCAAAAGCCGGAAAAATCGATCTGAATTCGGCAGCTCATTTTCGAAATTTGAAAACGCTACACATTGAAAATCTAGAAAAGAATTTGGAAAAAACTCTTTCGCAATTATCTGAATTAGAAAACTTAACGCTCCGAAGTACTTCCAAACCCAAAACATTGGATTGCATCTCAAAATTTACTAAACTAAAACATTTGACTTTGCAACTATGTGGTTTTGAAAATATTGATGCGGCTATTCATTTAAAATCATTACAATATTTACAACTTTGGCGATTGCCAAAACTTACTGATTTAGAATTTGTTTCACAAATGAAAGATTTACAATTTTTATTTATCGAAACATTAAACGGAGTTACCCAATTCCCTAAAGTAGCTGATTTACAGAAACTCCGAAGAGTTAAAATCACTTCGTGTAAAAATATTACTGATTTCAGCAATGTAGAACACAGTTCCTCCATTATTGATTTCATCATTCAAAATGCTGTGCAAACCGATTTGAATATTTTTATCCCTATTTTGAAAAACAAAAACATTCAAAGGATTGGTATTGGTTATCAAAAAGTTGCTACACAAAAAGAAGTCTTAGCTCTTGCCCAACAATGCGGACGCGAAGAAATTCAGGCGTATATGTACCCTGATTTTGAAGAATTTAAATTCCAATAA